The following is a genomic window from Shewanella avicenniae.
TTTCATCAACACAGCCCGCTCTATCGCCAGCTGCACAACCGTTGCTCTGGTAACAGAGAGTTGGGCATAGATTGGCAACATCTCAATGTGTGTGGTCCCGTGTGGCTCCATCAACGAGCAAGAGGTAAGGGCGCGTTTCAGCAGCTATATGCGGCGGCGAAAGCAAAGTCGTCAGGCCAAGTCATTGCGTTGATCGCCGAACATAATAGTGCATCAATAAAAGCCCACTGTCGCGCCGCGAATATGCAGATTATTGATTTTCAGACACTCTCCGGACGAGATTTCTATCTGCTGCTGGGCTAAAGCGTTAGCGCAGTTTTGCAATTTCATACATTTGAACAAGGGAAGCTATGACGCGGTTATCAGAGGCTGAAACGCTCGAAAATTTATTGCCTGAGCTGCAACGCTTGCCGTTGTCTAGCTATGATCTTGCCCGTTATCTTTTTTCTAAGCTGGCATTAGCAAACCTGAGCGCACAGGTGTGGGAGATCAAATTGGCCGACGCGACTCGGCACCATTTTGCGCTGCAGCATCATGAGGCTTGGTTGGATTGTGGTGCAGACAATGCTGCCCAAGCTACGCCAATGGTGCTCGGGGCAGATACGGTTGTTGAGCCCCTGAAGTTGCTTGAAGTCGCGGCGCTGTCGGAGGCGCAGCTACAGTTTATGTGTATTCAATCCGCCCATTTCGACCATTGCTACTGAGTTGCGGGCCATATTTTTGAGCTCAATACCTACTGTGTGTATAATCGCCCGCCCAGATCGTCATGGTGCTGCGTTATGCAGCAGCGTTTAACTATAGGTAATCAGTGTGAAGCAGCCTCTTAATCATTATCGTCGCTTTAGTATTGCGCCCATGTTGGAGTGGACTGATCGCCATTACCGCTACTTTGCTCGCCTTATGTCGTCGCAAACCTTGCTCTATACCGAGATGGTTACCACCGGCGCGATTCTGTTTGGTAAAGGGGATTACCTCGAATACAACAGCGAAGAGCATCCGTTAGCGTTGCAACTCGGGGGGAGTGATCCCGCTGCTTTGGCTAAATGTGCCAAAATCGCCGCAGAACGTGGCTATGATGAAGTTAATCTCAACGTCGGTTGTCCATCTGATCGTGTTCAAAATGGCCGTTTTGGCGCTTGTCTAATGGGCGAACCAGCGCTGGTTGCTGATTGTATTAAAGCGATGCAGGATGTGGTCGACATTCCGGTGACAGTGAAGACCCGCATCGGCATTGATGAGCAAGATTCCTACCCATTTTTGACCCGCTTTATTGATAAGGTTAGCGCCACTGGCTGCGAGACTTTTATTATCCATGCGCGTAAAGCGTGGTTGAACGGCTTGAGCCCGAAAGAGAACCGGGAAATTCCGCCGTTGGATTATCCGCGCGTCTATCAACTGAAGCAGGATTATCCGCAGCTCAATATTAGCCTCAATGGCGGCGTAAAAACCTTTGAAGAGATGGATACCCATCTGCAACACCTCGATGGGGTAATGGTTGGCCGCGAAGCTTACCAAAATCCTTATCTGTTGGCCGACGTTGATCAACGTTTGTATGGACTGGATAAACCGAGCTTAACGCGTGATGAGGTGGTTGATTTGATGCTGCCTTATATTGAGCGTCACTTGCAAAATGGCGGTCGCTTGAACCACATTACCCGACACATGACGGGGCTCTATCAAGGGGTGGCCGGTGGCCGTCGTTGGCGCCGTTACCTCAGCGAAAATGCCCATAAGCAGGGGGCCGATTGTGAGGTGGTATTGGCTGCACGCGCCAGTATTCAGCAAGGCTAAAAACGCTGTTGGTTAAAATAACGACAACAGTGGTGAAATTCGCCACTGTTTAATTTAGCTGCAGCATTTATCGGTAATCTGTGCCCAATTTTCTGCTGCAACCACCTCGTTAAAAATATAAATTTTATTTATATTTCAATATATTACGTGTTATTTTTGAATTCTGGCACACCCCTTGAATTATCCTGTTCGAACGCTGAATAGTTCAGCACTGAATAAAAGGATGATTCACATGAAAAACTTCACTTCTACTTTAATTGCCGGTGTATTGGTTTCAACTAGCTTATTGGGTAACGCTGCAGAAGCGGCAGATACCGCTGCTGATGTTCAACACCAATTGGTGACTTCAATCAGCAACAGCATTAGCCAGCAAGCCAATGAGCTGTATTACGGTGCGAAGGCTGAAATCCTCGCTTCAATTCAACGCGAACTGAGTTTGTCGCTGGCCAGTCTCGAACTTGATAACAGCCAAGCACCTATGATGGCTGAAGCGAATGATGCGCCAGTCGCGAACGACGCCAACGCGTTACAAACTGCGGCTAAGTAACAGGAGCGAATAATGAATTTAGCTGAACGTATGGGGAATCCTAAAAAATGGCTCTGTGGGTTAAGTCATAAGTTGGCGACAGATATGTCGTGGTCGCTAACCACTGTACGTCTAACGTGGATTTTACTTGGGATCATTCAACCTATTACGACCTTATTGGTGTACTTCGGGTTGAGCGCGCTGTATCCCATGCTAAAAAATCGTTAGTACGGCGGGAGGTCAAATGCATAAACACAGACGCTACCGTCGAAGTTCGCAGTTATTGGTTTGGGCCTTAGTGGCTGGCTTTATCCTGCTGGCGTTAATGATGACTCAGGCTGACACTCTGTCATGGATTATGGCATCACCGCTGATGTGGTTTGATGAGAGCCTTTGGTCAATGAGTCTCGCTGCGATGACGGTGCTGCTTTTGCTCTGTTGGGTGACGGCGGCTTTTAGTTTGATGGCGTTAGCGACCTTGTCTTGTTCGCTGATGGCTTTAGTACTGCTGTTGAGTGGTGCAAGTTTATTGTGGCCAATCATGTTGATATTGCTAGCTGTGTGGGGTTTTAATCGCGCATTGCAACAACCTTGACCGTCTACTTAGCGCCTTTAACATAAAGGGTGTTAAGCAGACAGCCACACTATGCGTGTTCAGTCGTCAGCTTGCTGTTGTTAGTCGTGCTTTCAGAATCTGTTCATCAAGAATTGTTGAAAATGCTGCCGAGCTTCGTCGCTGCTGAGACACTTGGTAAAGCAATCCAACTCTTGCTGCATATGCAGTTTGAGCTGATTCTTCCAAGGTTTCATCAGCGCTTTGGTTTGTTGCACCGCTGCACTTGGTTTGCTGGCAATCAACTTGGCTTTGCTAAGACTAAACTCAAATAACTCGTCTTCTTCAATGATTTCATTGATGATGCGATAGCCGCGCGCTTGCATGGCGTTAAATGGCTCACCAGTGAGCAGTAGCTCGGCCGCACGAGGGAAGCCTACCAGTTGTGGTAGCAACATGCTGGCACCTGCTTCGGGCACAAGGGCGAGATTGATAAAGGGCAGTTGAAATTGCGCACTTGCATCAGCATAAACCAGATCGCAATGCAGCAACATGGTGGTGCCGATGCCGATAGCAGGGCCACTGACTGCGGCAATCAACGGTTTTTTCAATGCCAGTAAGCAGAACAGAAATTGAATGGCCGGATGCTCAGCATCTATGTTGGGCAAGTTGAGAAAATCAGCAATGTCATTGCCTGCAGTAAAACAGTGCGGTTCGCCACAGAGCAGAAAGCTGCAGATGTCATTGTTGCTGTCACCTTCAATCAGGTAAGCTG
Proteins encoded in this region:
- a CDS encoding enoyl-CoA hydratase-related protein, with amino-acid sequence MSMIKVNDIDGVRIIQFNRLDKLNAINLEMYRELTAYLIEGDSNNDICSFLLCGEPHCFTAGNDIADFLNLPNIDAEHPAIQFLFCLLALKKPLIAAVSGPAIGIGTTMLLHCDLVYADASAQFQLPFINLALVPEAGASMLLPQLVGFPRAAELLLTGEPFNAMQARGYRIINEIIEEDELFEFSLSKAKLIASKPSAAVQQTKALMKPWKNQLKLHMQQELDCFTKCLSSDEARQHFQQFLMNRF
- the dusA gene encoding tRNA dihydrouridine(20/20a) synthase DusA → MSVKQPLNHYRRFSIAPMLEWTDRHYRYFARLMSSQTLLYTEMVTTGAILFGKGDYLEYNSEEHPLALQLGGSDPAALAKCAKIAAERGYDEVNLNVGCPSDRVQNGRFGACLMGEPALVADCIKAMQDVVDIPVTVKTRIGIDEQDSYPFLTRFIDKVSATGCETFIIHARKAWLNGLSPKENREIPPLDYPRVYQLKQDYPQLNISLNGGVKTFEEMDTHLQHLDGVMVGREAYQNPYLLADVDQRLYGLDKPSLTRDEVVDLMLPYIERHLQNGGRLNHITRHMTGLYQGVAGGRRWRRYLSENAHKQGADCEVVLAARASIQQG